The Populus alba chromosome 6, ASM523922v2, whole genome shotgun sequence genome contains a region encoding:
- the LOC118048038 gene encoding nudix hydrolase 19, chloroplastic, translated as MPISLQSHAFAGNPLKSKTPKPTHPLSPALALETLKTQLVDNSHQSSSLNFKVLPFRKGRPLASSTSTDADLGPKWHLGWISLADCTGLFSASGVEFTGDSLLYLGSSSEQDVDVVYWAIDVSGENSLFSEFDSEQVCFIELRTLMVATDWADEQAMVDLAVAGHAKALLEWHNISRFCGYCGEKTVPTESGRRKQCSNELCRRKVYPRVDPVVIMLVVDRENDRALLGRQSRFVPRMWSCLAGFIEPGESLEEAVRRETWEETAIEVGEVMYHSSQPWPVGPSSMPCQLMVGFFAFAKSLEIKVDKAELEDAQWHSREDVRKALMFAEYEKAQRTAAAKVDQMCKGQSSSSDFNVESGELAPMFFPGPFAIAHRLITSWVNQASTFDALQFKQQPNSYQSNL; from the exons ATGCCCATAAGCCTCCAATCCCACGCCTTTGCAGGCAATCCTCTTAAGTCTAAAACACCCAAACCAACCCACCCATTATCACCTGCCTTAGCCCTTGAAACCCTCAAAACTCAACTTGTAGACAATTCCCATCAATCTTCTTCTCTTAATTTCAAGGTTCTACCCTTTAGGAAGGGCAGGCCTTTGGCGTCCTCCACTAGCACCGATGCTGATTTGGGGCCCAAGTGGCATCTGGGCTGGATCAGTTTGGCTGATTGTACAGGTTTATTTTCTGCTTCTGGGGTTGAATTCACCGGAGACAGCTTGTTATATCTGGGTTCAAGCTCTGAACAAGATGTGGATGTGGTGTATTGGGCAATTGATGTCTCCGGTGAAAATAGTTTATTCTCTGAATTTGATAGCGAGCAGGTTTGCTTCATTGAGTTAAGAACACTTATGGTGGCTACAGATTGGGCTGATGAGCAGGCCATGGTTGATTTGGCTGTTGCTGGCCAT GCCAAAGCATTGCTGGAGTGGCATAACATCTCACGTTTTTGTGGATATTGCGGAGAGAAAACTGTGCCCACAGAATCTGGGAGGAGGAAACAATGCTCAAATGAGTTGTGCAGAAGGAAAGTTTATCCTCGAGTGGATCCA GTTGTCATCATGTTAGTTGTTGATCGAGAAAATGATCGTGCCCTTTTAGGCAGACAGTCAAGATTTGTACCCCGAATGTGGAGTTGCTTAGCAGGTTTCATAGAG CCTGGAGAAAGCTTAGAAGAGGCAGTGAGGAGAGAAACATGGGAAGAGACTGCCATTGAAGTAGGAGAAGTTATGTATCATAGCTCTCAGCCATGGCCTG TTGGCCCAAGCAGCATGCCATGCCAGCTAATGGTGGGTTTCTTCGCATTTGCAAAATCACTTGAAATAAAAGTAGACAAGGCAGAGTTGGAAG aTGCTCAATGGCACAGTAGAGAAGATGTCCGAAAAGCATTAATGTTTGCGGAATACGAGAAGGCACAAAGAACAGCAGCGGCCAAGGTAGACCAGATGTGTAAAGGACAGAGTTCATCATCAGATTTTAATGTAGAAAGTGGGGAACTTGCTCCGATGTTTTTCCCTGGACCTTTCGCAATTGCGCATCGCCTAATAACTTCATGGGTAAATCAAGCTTCAACATTTGATGCTCTGCAATTCAAACAACAACCAAATAGTTATCAGTCAAATTTGTAG
- the LOC118048037 gene encoding uncharacterized protein, with protein sequence MPKDRRDRSISFDRCGASPYTCNSSCSRHSSPKLPSETGENLKEWEEARCPVCMEHPHNAVLLICSSHEKGCRPYMCDTSYRHSNCLDQFCKSFTETTSTTPQSQESSLATMSSSEVVSSASTVTVPPEDRFEEGSSPTETISCENKAQPKLVCPLCRGQVKDWLVMEPARSFMNAKSRSCACETCNFTGTYSDLRKHARLEHPLVRPSEADPERQRVWRRLERQRDFGDMLSTLQSSFGEERGDSILPIDDGGWLTVFFLIRVFRPGSSPRSSSWSGASRVGAQLRLRRRATRHWGENHDGETGSSSREDDNDSSDGGSGPRRRRERNRQRTTPDQL encoded by the coding sequence ATGCCAAAGGATAGAAGAGATCGTTCCATATCTTTTGATAGGTGCGGGGCATCTCCTTATACATGCAACTCCAGTTGTTCAAGGCATTCATCACCTAAACTCCCTTCAGAAACTGGGGAGAATCTGAAGGAATGGGAAGAAGCCAGGTGCCCTGTATGTATGGAACATCCACACAATGCTGTTCTCCTTATTTGTTCTTCACATGAGAAGGGTTGCCGTCCATACATGTGTGATACAAGCTACCGTCATTCTAATTGTCTTGATCAGTTTTGCAAGTCATTTACAGAAACAACTTCAACAACTCCACAATCACAAGAAAGTAGTCTCGCAACCATGAGTTCTTCTGAAGTTGTCAGCTCAGCATCAACAGTTACAGTTCCACCAGAAGATCGATTTGAGGAAGGATCCTCACCCACCGAAACCATTTCTTGTGAGAACAAGGCGCAGCCAAAGCTAGTGTGCCCCCTCTGTCGGGGGCAGGTAAAAGACTGGCTTGTCATGGAACCCGCACGAAGTTTCATGAATGCAAAATCAAGGAGCTGTGCCTGCGAGACTTGCAATTTTACAGGCACGTATTCAGATCTAAGGAAACATGCTAGGCTTGAACACCCACTTGTTCGTCCATCAGAGGCTGATCCAGAGCGGCAACGTGTTTGGAGGAGGCTGGAGCGTCAGAGGGACTTTGGAGACATGCTTAGCACACTCCAATCTTCATTTGGAGAAGAGAGGGGTGACAGCATTTTGCCTATAGATGATGGTGGTTGGCTCACTGTATTCTTTCTTATAAGAGTTTTTAGACCTGGATCTAGTCCAAGGAGTAGTAGCTGGTCTGGTGCCTCAAGAGTGGGAGCACAGCTTCGTTTGAGAAGGCGAGCCACCCGGCATTGGGGGGAGAATCATGACGGTGAAACTGGATCTTCTTCCAGAGAAGATGACAATGATTCTTCAGACGGTGGGTCAGGCCCTCGGAGGCGCAGGGAGCGCAACCGCCAAAGAACAACACCAGACCAGTTGTGA